The following proteins are co-located in the Candidatus Accumulibacter cognatus genome:
- a CDS encoding GTP cyclohydrolase I FolE2, giving the protein MNAPETSRSPAVMVDVQGSTDTRQIAINKVGIKAIRHPVKVLDKSGGIQHTIAIFNMYVGLPHNFKGTHMSRFVEILNSHEREISVENFPAMLREMVNRLEAETGHIEMSFPYFINKTAPVSEVQSLMDYDVTLIGEICHGRIESTIKVTVPVASLCPCSKQISERGAHNQRSHVTVTVRINDHLWIEELVRFVEAEASCDLYGLLKRPDEKYVTERAYDNPKFVEDMVRDVAARLNAERRIDAYVIESENFESIHNHSAYALIGNDKRTPPAPA; this is encoded by the coding sequence ATGAACGCACCCGAAACCTCGCGCAGCCCTGCCGTCATGGTCGACGTCCAGGGCTCGACAGATACACGACAGATCGCTATCAACAAAGTGGGAATCAAGGCCATCCGTCACCCGGTCAAGGTACTCGACAAATCTGGCGGCATCCAGCATACGATCGCCATCTTCAACATGTATGTCGGCCTGCCGCACAACTTCAAGGGCACCCACATGTCACGTTTCGTGGAAATTCTCAACAGCCACGAACGTGAAATTTCGGTCGAGAATTTCCCGGCCATGCTGCGTGAAATGGTCAACCGGCTGGAAGCCGAAACCGGTCATATCGAAATGAGCTTTCCGTACTTCATCAACAAGACGGCGCCGGTATCCGAAGTACAGAGCCTGATGGATTACGACGTGACGCTGATTGGCGAGATCTGCCACGGCCGCATCGAGTCTACTATCAAGGTCACTGTTCCCGTTGCCAGCCTCTGCCCGTGTTCAAAACAGATTTCCGAGCGAGGCGCTCACAACCAGCGCTCCCATGTCACCGTCACCGTCCGGATCAACGATCATCTGTGGATCGAAGAACTGGTTCGCTTCGTCGAAGCGGAGGCCTCCTGTGATCTGTATGGCCTTCTCAAACGCCCTGACGAAAAATACGTCACCGAGCGAGCCTACGACAATCCGAAGTTCGTCGAAGATATGGTGCGCGATGTGGCGGCACGTCTCAATGCCGAGCGACGTATCGATGCCTACGTGATCGAGTCCGAAAACTTCGAATCAATCCACAATCACTCGGCTTATGCGCTGATCGGAAACGACAAGCGGACTCCTCCGGCTCCCGCTTGA
- the rplS gene encoding 50S ribosomal protein L19 has translation MNLIEQLEQEEIARLGKVIPPFAPGDTVVVQVKVKEGARERLQAYEGVVIAKRNRGLNSSFIVRKVSSGEGVERTFQTYSPLVAAIEVKRRGDVRRAKLYYLRERSGKSARIKEKLVRRQR, from the coding sequence ATGAATCTGATCGAGCAACTTGAGCAGGAAGAAATCGCCCGTCTGGGCAAGGTCATACCGCCGTTTGCACCAGGCGACACAGTCGTCGTCCAGGTGAAGGTGAAGGAAGGGGCTCGCGAGCGCCTGCAGGCTTACGAAGGCGTGGTGATCGCCAAGCGCAACCGCGGCCTCAATTCCAGTTTCATCGTCCGCAAGGTCTCGTCCGGCGAGGGTGTCGAACGTACCTTTCAGACCTATTCGCCGCTGGTAGCGGCGATTGAAGTGAAACGTCGCGGTGACGTACGGCGTGCCAAGCTCTACTATCTGCGCGAGCGTTCAGGCAAGTCGGCGCGGATCAAGGAAAAACTGGTCCGTCGGCAGCGCTGA